ATGACGTATACTTAGAGTACTTAACAATACAGGGTTAGTGTCCTACTTCGGGGTATCCTGTACGAGGTTGATAACAGTGATATTATAACGTATTTTCTATTTTTTACCAAGACATACGTCCTGAATTAACATTCAAAACGCGAATCCCCTAAACACTTGAAGAGCCACAGGGTTTCCCCGTATTCTGTTGTTTGGAAACAATAACTAAATACGAAAGGAAGTGATCCTATGGCTCACCATCACTTTACCCGAGATGACCGGGTTTTTCTAGCAAAGTTAGTGTCTGACGGACTCAGCGTGCGGGCGGTAGCCCGCATCCTGGGATTCCATCCCAGTAGCGTGTACCGTGAATTGTCCCGTGGTAAAGCCGATACAGTCTCTGGCTACAGTATACGTACCGCCGGGAAACGGACGAGGTGTCTTCGTACTTACGCTAACCAACAGCACTGTAAGCTAGGTGAGCGTGAGGCTAACCAGCTCTTAACGCTCATTCGGCAGTATTACAGCCCTGACCAGGCAGGACAGGCCATTGGCCTGTCTCATGCTACTGTGTACCGCTGGCTATGGGCGCTACCGAAAGCAACGCTGCGTACGCTATGGCAGTTTCTCCGCCATCCCAAGCTCAGACGTCGGTATGGCACGAAACGCCGTGAACGGCAACGTGAACTCGCCAAGAAACGCTGGATAGATACCAGGCCAGCAACTACCAACCAGCGCTTGTTCTATGGGCACTGGGAGGGTGACACGGTACGCGGTAAAAGACACAGCGGCTATCTCGTGACGCTCGTC
The window above is part of the Spartobacteria bacterium genome. Proteins encoded here:
- a CDS encoding IS30 family transposase — encoded protein: MAHHHFTRDDRVFLAKLVSDGLSVRAVARILGFHPSSVYRELSRGKADTVSGYSIRTAGKRTRCLRTYANQQHCKLGEREANQLLTLIRQYYSPDQAGQAIGLSHATVYRWLWALPKATLRTLWQFLRHPKLRRRYGTKRRERQRELAKKRWIDTRPATTNQRLFYGHWEGDTVRGKRHSGYLVTLVERKSGYALVGYIPRATKEAFRREAERLLAPLPSHLKRSLTLDNGTEMADYEALERRTGIRIYFAHPYHSWERGSNENFNGLLRQYFPKQASFAAVTQQQVDLAANLLNTRPRKRHGYVSPAELLQPYLDVAF